A genome region from Eurosta solidaginis isolate ZX-2024a chromosome 2, ASM4086904v1, whole genome shotgun sequence includes the following:
- the LOC137242842 gene encoding endonuclease G, mitochondrial-like isoform X1, with the protein MPFVGVGLTLLILTGSSFFVLGAYYQHNDFLHKLHRLIQEDPYAFYIRDKLYDTLQLFNPRYLEQLDGSSSRMSEIMKYGFPGLDDIRVYSDFILSYDRRNRVAHWVYEHLHASCLKPNGSRVRRQEEQYQPDMNVPSNFRSDLTDYKHSGYDRGHLAAAGNHKSHQTHCNETFFLTNIAPQVGKGFNHDAWNNLEIYVRELTERYGSVYVCTGPIYKPKRQLRGVRDLENTQTMVEKWCVEYEVIGANTVAVPTHFFKVITVESKLPGGSPYMEAYLMPNAPISSNTNIRDFLADIRDIEHIAGLQFFNGLRRSFFFGTNYPTSSGIYRNFE; encoded by the exons ATGCCCTTTGTCGGCGTCGGTTTAACGCTTTTAATACTTACGGGTAGCAGCTTTTTTGTGTTGGGTGCCTACTATCAACATAATGATTTCTTACATAAACTCCATAGGCTCATTCAAGAGGATCCCTACGCTTTCTACATACGCGACAAGTTGTATGATACT CTGCAACTTTTCAATCCGCGCTATTTGGAACAATTAGATGGCTCGAGCTCGCGTATGTCTGAGATTATGAAATATGGATTCCCTGGCTTAGACGATATACGTGTCTATTCGGATTTTATACTCTCCTATGATCGTCGTAATCGTGTTGCTCATTGGGTTTATGAACACTTACATGCGTCGTGCTTGAAACCAAATGGCAGTCGTGTTAGGCGGCAAGAAGAGCAATATCAGCCCGATATGAATGTTCCATCGAACTTTCGTTCCGATTTGACTGACTACAAGCATTCCGGATATGATCGTGGTCATTTGGCAGCTGCTGGTAATCATAAATCTCATCAGACACATTGTAATGAAACATTTTTCCTCACGAATATTGCTCCACAAGTGGGTAAGGGATTTAATCATGATGCGTGGAATAATCTGGAAATTTATGTACGTGAATTAACGGAACGTTATGGTTCAGTTTATGTCTGTACGGGACCAATTTATAAGCCAAAACGTCAGTTGCGTGGTGTGAGAGATTTGGAGAATACACAGACAATGGTTGAGAAGTGGTGCGTGGAGTATGAAGTGATAGGTGCAAACACGGTTGCTGTGCCCACGCACTTTTTTAAGGTCATCACTGTGGAGTCAAAACTGCCTGGTGGTTCACCTTATATGGAGGCGTACCTTATGCCAAATGCACCGATTAGCAGTAACACGAATATACGAGATTTTCTTGCTGACATTCGCGACATTGAACATATTGCTGGTTTGCAATTCTTCAATGGTTTGCGAAGAAGTTTCTTTTTTGGCACTAACTATCCTACATCCTCAGGAATTTATAGAAATTTCGAATAA
- the LOC137242842 gene encoding endonuclease G, mitochondrial-like isoform X2 produces the protein MIRSQLLQLQLFNPRYLEQLDGSSSRMSEIMKYGFPGLDDIRVYSDFILSYDRRNRVAHWVYEHLHASCLKPNGSRVRRQEEQYQPDMNVPSNFRSDLTDYKHSGYDRGHLAAAGNHKSHQTHCNETFFLTNIAPQVGKGFNHDAWNNLEIYVRELTERYGSVYVCTGPIYKPKRQLRGVRDLENTQTMVEKWCVEYEVIGANTVAVPTHFFKVITVESKLPGGSPYMEAYLMPNAPISSNTNIRDFLADIRDIEHIAGLQFFNGLRRSFFFGTNYPTSSGIYRNFE, from the coding sequence CTGCAACTTTTCAATCCGCGCTATTTGGAACAATTAGATGGCTCGAGCTCGCGTATGTCTGAGATTATGAAATATGGATTCCCTGGCTTAGACGATATACGTGTCTATTCGGATTTTATACTCTCCTATGATCGTCGTAATCGTGTTGCTCATTGGGTTTATGAACACTTACATGCGTCGTGCTTGAAACCAAATGGCAGTCGTGTTAGGCGGCAAGAAGAGCAATATCAGCCCGATATGAATGTTCCATCGAACTTTCGTTCCGATTTGACTGACTACAAGCATTCCGGATATGATCGTGGTCATTTGGCAGCTGCTGGTAATCATAAATCTCATCAGACACATTGTAATGAAACATTTTTCCTCACGAATATTGCTCCACAAGTGGGTAAGGGATTTAATCATGATGCGTGGAATAATCTGGAAATTTATGTACGTGAATTAACGGAACGTTATGGTTCAGTTTATGTCTGTACGGGACCAATTTATAAGCCAAAACGTCAGTTGCGTGGTGTGAGAGATTTGGAGAATACACAGACAATGGTTGAGAAGTGGTGCGTGGAGTATGAAGTGATAGGTGCAAACACGGTTGCTGTGCCCACGCACTTTTTTAAGGTCATCACTGTGGAGTCAAAACTGCCTGGTGGTTCACCTTATATGGAGGCGTACCTTATGCCAAATGCACCGATTAGCAGTAACACGAATATACGAGATTTTCTTGCTGACATTCGCGACATTGAACATATTGCTGGTTTGCAATTCTTCAATGGTTTGCGAAGAAGTTTCTTTTTTGGCACTAACTATCCTACATCCTCAGGAATTTATAGAAATTTCGAATAA